From one Geoalkalibacter halelectricus genomic stretch:
- a CDS encoding DUF4920 domain-containing protein — MKTLSVHTLLVLLCISLWAAPVSAQSFGQGLSLTETTPVSVLLDDPDAYVGQTVQIKGLVVEVCALRGCWMNIAGERPFESVHVKVDDYDMVFPLTARGKTAVVEGVWQKIVRENQFGFARTPLDPNKIPDPADRSTTDTFYQLRGLGAVVEGL; from the coding sequence ATGAAAACCTTGTCGGTTCATACCCTGTTGGTCTTGCTGTGCATCAGCCTCTGGGCCGCGCCTGTATCCGCCCAGTCCTTCGGTCAAGGGCTTAGCCTGACGGAAACGACGCCCGTCTCGGTGCTATTGGACGATCCGGATGCCTATGTCGGCCAGACTGTTCAGATCAAAGGGTTGGTGGTGGAAGTCTGCGCCCTGCGCGGCTGCTGGATGAACATCGCCGGCGAGCGCCCCTTTGAGAGCGTGCATGTCAAGGTCGACGACTACGACATGGTCTTTCCCCTGACCGCGCGCGGCAAGACGGCCGTTGTCGAAGGTGTTTGGCAGAAGATCGTGCGCGAGAACCAGTTCGGCTTTGCCCGTACTCCCCTCGATCCCAATAAAATACCCGATCCGGCCGACCGCTCCACCACCGACACGTTTTATCAACTGCGGGGCCTGGGTGCCGTGGTCGAAGGTCTTTAG
- a CDS encoding GLUG motif-containing protein, which produces MMRRIQLLFVALLLAWPISAWAQDFSGGSGTAQDPWQIATAQQLDSVRNYVGTAHADKHFVLVADIDLWPYRDAEGWAPIGSSLVAQRFHGSLDGSGHVIRNLRINRPQTAYQGLFAYLHDATIQRLTLENVEVYGADYTGALAGYVDGQLTAIHVSALRVSGVISGVGHTGGVVGYYRGSMRDVATEVTVSGTANVGGVIGTINGTSAFYNLASHGSVLGEIRVGGVVGNISGYYSYILIADSYSQAHVEGNDLVGGFVGKAGDSNTSSHIHRAYSSGLVSGAGDNVGGFSGADAYTWDSYFDRDNSGQQNGQGSGSSYEAKPKTTAQMRQRDTFAGFNFHSLWSIVEGSHYPVFQDLSLYAPPAPINLADLAGDGSAQNPYQISNADELNAMRQDLSAHYVLTADIDLSASVAWTQSSPWGIGWEPIGNSVVSTSDFTGSLNGNGFAIRNLATFVSRPGYTTMPGGLFARANGADFRNLRLENFNVYTDGSAAGGLVGSTSGTTTLRAIHVTGQVRGNDTGGIAGIFSGSGSSGSITALATAIDLHGTVSVRATGNAGGLFGSVLWAYVSHVSAEGKVSGSTRSTDSSGGLAGHVYGRSILANAFSRAAVEGSGHVGGLVGNLGRIGSTGTPGYISHSYSTGLVTGTLETVGGLLGQHLNGGVFYSYWDKEASGQQQSALGTGMDTAQMRQRLSYDGFNFSASWRIDEGLDYPKLRDLGHYADPQPLALTDLAGSGIEDDPYLITSADELNAMRLDIGAHYRLTNDIDLSATVAWNSGQGWEPVGHDMAPFTGVLDGAGHVIRNLSINRLGDYHQGLFAYTYEALIKDLSLENVAILAEKNSGGLAGIAQDSQIDSVHVSGLITAATSYTTEGYTGGLAGAIYGGTVNYSSAAVDIRGSSFTGGLAGLVSSNSLVRNSYAAGSVSARNRAGGLVGRLTGSTLTNCYSQVAVSGNDYVGGLVGEPAQCFGCPSPTVNSSYSAGAVSGSTSNVGGFSGTSSGYAGSDNYWDVDTSGQSGAQDMASGRTTAQMQQQATYAGWSFGAGGNWQIIEGSRYPHLQTVPLSLSLSETSHLHGDAQAAGHAVQIVANTVWSATTEDDWITIESAGAGVDNGTLIYAVEQNNSCAPRSGTITVSDDSGLTRTLSVVQAAHFDLAPSKNTHGALASSGHQIRVAGNSNWSATTSADWITITEGASGEGAGVVLYRLAENNTLDARNATITLSANGTDHEVDVTQSGAAPYLRIDPQDREHWGSAAAGQQISVNANLPWSTAASDAWIGLASGADGTGEGTTVYAVQTNESDNPRLGTLTYTAGPRTVVFWLTQEPLVLSTIGGTVSGLSGTLVLQNNGGDDLSINADGAFTFATPLEKGATFEVAVLNNPPGQICSVSYGSGTLGDDDVSNVLVSCQPATYTVSSSAGAGGTVSPSGNQTINHGSSVNFTVTPNPGHHTGAVGGTCPAGSWSGLQYTTGAIGADCHITFAFEQIFDAGDGTELNPFEISTPGQLSEVRNFPDAYFVLGDDVDLSGAGQWEPIGTYAAPFTGQLDGGGKTIANLSINTPAASLVGLFGYADGAMFSDIVLSDVAITGLDHVGALVGRADHVTIRNVEVTGSVTVHSGDSGGLAGELTDSTVANCHADVSVLHAGSTTVGYLGGLIGNLNRSSVTSSSSAGRVEGDSDIGGLIGIMRDSSVSFSHSESDVFGERWRIGGLVGFGFEGSLLFDSHASGRVEGLGDVGGLVGTLEGTVDRSYATGNVVADSRSGALVGFAQGGSVISFSHASGTVTGTASSIGGLAGRADGLISRSYASGNVISSGSSVGGLVGDLYREEAKVEASYAIGTVEGTSYVGGLVGSAYRSLITDCFASGSVIGGDEVGGLVGELSGSGGAVMVENSYAIGRVIANTAAGGLAGKLSDATIVASYYDSQTSGQSDTGKGEPRTSEEMKSLALYGAAGWDIQEDANLVQNYPFIRLGWPSEDDSVWVIGTKPPSYYVTAVADTGGSITPEVQIIVSGNTAQFTVTAHTGYLIASVSGCGGSLSGTTYVTAPIVGACTINASFQAIEPDPTEPDPTDPTPTDPTPTDPTPTDPTPTDPAPTDPAPVDSIQIEESYDPSPDVDSSHRVTRLDPVTGEVLSITSAVSRLPGSITLANREDPENPMVITTAGLDREGVTITIQVEARSDGRAVHRMILSGENSDGEIVTEVTCELPGAFTSIEESGEIVTLGPPKDVGGRQIRSVVRTDIFGESRTWFEVYNAQAEAWERASSTLTLDIDAFEAGNEIVIEGDEMEGLQIRIETRVSHELHF; this is translated from the coding sequence GTTACTATCGCGGCAGTATGCGCGATGTGGCCACCGAGGTCACGGTCAGCGGGACGGCCAACGTCGGCGGCGTCATTGGTACAATCAACGGCACATCGGCCTTTTACAATCTGGCTTCGCACGGCTCGGTTTTAGGAGAGATACGGGTAGGCGGCGTGGTCGGCAACATCAGTGGCTACTATTCCTATATCCTCATTGCCGACAGTTACAGCCAGGCCCATGTCGAGGGCAATGATCTTGTGGGCGGCTTCGTCGGCAAGGCAGGCGACTCCAACACCAGTTCCCATATCCATCGCGCCTACAGCAGTGGCCTTGTCTCTGGGGCCGGGGACAACGTCGGCGGCTTCAGCGGCGCAGACGCCTACACGTGGGACAGCTATTTCGACCGTGACAACTCCGGGCAGCAAAATGGGCAAGGTTCCGGTAGCAGCTATGAAGCCAAGCCGAAAACCACGGCGCAGATGCGCCAGCGCGACACCTTCGCCGGCTTTAACTTCCACAGCCTGTGGAGCATCGTCGAGGGCAGCCATTACCCTGTCTTCCAGGATCTAAGTCTCTATGCACCGCCTGCCCCTATCAACCTGGCAGATCTTGCCGGCGACGGCAGCGCGCAAAACCCCTACCAGATCAGCAACGCCGATGAACTCAACGCCATGCGCCAGGATCTGTCGGCCCACTACGTCCTGACCGCGGACATCGATCTCTCGGCCAGCGTCGCCTGGACTCAGTCAAGCCCGTGGGGCATTGGCTGGGAGCCAATCGGGAACTCAGTCGTCTCGACCTCCGATTTCACCGGCAGCCTCAATGGCAACGGGTTTGCGATTCGCAACCTGGCCACCTTTGTCAGCAGGCCTGGCTACACCACGATGCCCGGCGGGCTGTTTGCCCGCGCAAACGGTGCCGACTTTCGCAATCTGCGCCTTGAAAACTTCAACGTCTACACCGACGGCTCCGCAGCCGGAGGCCTGGTTGGAAGCACGTCCGGAACCACGACCCTGCGTGCGATACATGTCACGGGGCAGGTGCGAGGTAATGATACAGGCGGCATCGCAGGCATCTTCTCAGGCAGCGGCTCTTCCGGATCGATCACCGCGCTCGCAACAGCCATCGACCTCCACGGCACAGTGTCCGTTAGGGCAACTGGCAATGCAGGCGGCCTGTTCGGCTCCGTTCTCTGGGCCTACGTGAGCCATGTTTCTGCCGAAGGTAAGGTGAGCGGCAGCACCCGCAGCACCGACTCATCAGGGGGGCTGGCCGGACATGTGTATGGGCGAAGCATCCTTGCCAATGCGTTCAGTCGTGCCGCGGTGGAGGGCTCCGGTCATGTCGGAGGCCTGGTGGGGAACCTGGGAAGGATTGGCAGCACGGGAACGCCTGGGTACATCAGTCACTCTTATAGCACGGGGTTGGTCACGGGAACTCTGGAAACGGTCGGAGGCCTGTTGGGCCAACACCTCAATGGCGGCGTCTTTTACAGCTACTGGGACAAAGAGGCCTCTGGGCAGCAGCAAAGCGCTCTTGGAACCGGCATGGACACGGCGCAGATGCGCCAGCGTCTCAGCTACGACGGCTTCAATTTTTCTGCATCGTGGCGCATCGATGAGGGCCTGGATTATCCAAAGCTGCGAGATCTCGGCCATTATGCTGATCCCCAACCACTGGCCCTGACCGATTTGGCTGGAAGCGGCATTGAGGACGATCCCTACCTCATCACCAGCGCCGATGAACTCAACGCCATGCGCCTTGATATAGGCGCTCACTACAGGCTCACCAACGATATCGATCTTTCGGCAACGGTGGCATGGAACAGTGGGCAGGGATGGGAGCCAGTTGGCCACGACATGGCTCCCTTCACAGGCGTTCTTGATGGCGCAGGTCATGTTATCCGCAATTTGTCGATCAACCGCCTGGGAGACTACCACCAGGGCTTGTTCGCCTATACATACGAGGCGCTCATCAAGGATCTTAGCCTGGAAAATGTCGCGATTCTTGCAGAAAAGAATTCCGGCGGGCTTGCGGGCATTGCTCAGGACTCACAGATCGATTCCGTTCATGTCTCCGGGCTGATCACGGCGGCCACGTCCTATACAACAGAGGGCTATACTGGTGGCCTGGCCGGCGCGATTTACGGTGGAACTGTTAACTATTCCAGTGCGGCGGTTGACATCAGGGGGAGCTCCTTCACCGGTGGGTTGGCTGGCCTTGTGAGCAGCAATTCCTTGGTTCGGAATTCCTATGCTGCTGGGTCCGTGTCTGCGCGCAACCGGGCAGGGGGCCTGGTGGGGCGCCTCACGGGCAGCACCCTCACCAACTGTTACAGTCAGGTAGCGGTCAGCGGCAATGATTATGTCGGCGGCCTTGTTGGGGAGCCAGCGCAGTGTTTTGGTTGCCCATCTCCCACGGTGAATAGCTCGTACAGCGCAGGCGCGGTCAGTGGCTCAACAAGCAATGTTGGCGGTTTTAGCGGCACATCCAGTGGCTATGCCGGATCAGACAACTATTGGGATGTCGACACCTCCGGGCAGTCGGGCGCCCAGGACATGGCCAGCGGCAGGACAACCGCGCAGATGCAGCAGCAAGCAACCTATGCGGGGTGGAGCTTTGGCGCAGGCGGCAACTGGCAGATCATCGAGGGGTCAAGGTATCCTCACTTGCAGACTGTCCCTTTGAGCCTGAGCCTTTCGGAAACAAGCCACCTGCATGGTGACGCGCAAGCGGCCGGGCACGCAGTGCAGATTGTCGCCAACACCGTCTGGAGCGCTACGACCGAGGACGACTGGATCACCATCGAATCGGCAGGCGCGGGGGTCGATAACGGCACCCTGATCTACGCGGTCGAGCAAAACAACAGTTGCGCGCCACGCAGTGGCACCATAACCGTCAGCGACGACAGCGGGCTTACGCGCACCTTGAGTGTTGTTCAGGCCGCGCACTTTGATCTGGCCCCAAGCAAAAACACGCACGGCGCGCTGGCCTCAAGCGGTCACCAGATCCGGGTGGCCGGCAACAGCAACTGGTCCGCCACCACCAGCGCCGACTGGATCACGATCACTGAAGGTGCCAGCGGCGAAGGCGCCGGCGTTGTCCTCTATCGCCTCGCAGAAAACAACACGCTCGATGCACGCAACGCCACCATCACCTTGAGCGCAAACGGCACGGATCACGAAGTCGATGTGACCCAGAGTGGTGCGGCTCCCTATCTGCGCATCGATCCACAGGATCGTGAGCATTGGGGTTCTGCTGCCGCAGGGCAGCAGATCAGCGTCAACGCCAATCTGCCCTGGAGCACAGCCGCGAGCGATGCATGGATCGGCCTGGCCTCCGGCGCTGACGGCACAGGCGAGGGCACCACGGTTTATGCCGTGCAGACCAATGAATCAGACAATCCGCGGCTGGGCACCCTGACATACACCGCAGGGCCGCGCACGGTTGTTTTCTGGCTGACTCAAGAGCCCTTGGTGCTTAGCACCATCGGAGGCACGGTGAGTGGCTTAAGCGGCACTCTCGTGCTGCAGAACAACGGCGGCGACGACCTCAGCATCAACGCCGATGGCGCCTTCACATTTGCAACACCCCTTGAGAAAGGCGCGACCTTCGAGGTTGCGGTGCTCAACAATCCACCGGGGCAGATTTGCAGCGTGTCCTATGGCAGCGGCACCTTGGGTGATGACGATGTGAGCAACGTGCTCGTTTCGTGTCAACCAGCCACCTATACGGTCAGTTCCTCTGCCGGCGCGGGCGGCACTGTCAGCCCCTCTGGAAATCAAACCATCAATCACGGCAGTTCGGTGAATTTTACCGTGACCCCAAATCCTGGCCACCACACTGGCGCCGTGGGCGGCACATGCCCCGCCGGCAGTTGGAGCGGCTTGCAGTACACAACCGGCGCAATCGGTGCCGATTGCCATATCACTTTTGCCTTCGAGCAGATCTTTGACGCAGGCGACGGCACGGAGCTCAATCCCTTTGAGATTTCCACCCCAGGACAACTCTCGGAGGTGCGCAACTTCCCGGATGCCTATTTTGTGCTGGGCGACGATGTCGATCTTTCGGGCGCTGGCCAGTGGGAACCCATCGGCACCTACGCCGCCCCCTTTACCGGGCAGTTGGATGGCGGCGGCAAAACCATCGCCAATCTTTCAATCAACACACCTGCGGCCAGCCTGGTCGGGCTGTTCGGCTATGCCGATGGCGCAATGTTCAGCGATATCGTGCTGAGCGATGTCGCCATAACGGGCTTAGACCATGTGGGGGCCTTGGTGGGCCGTGCGGATCATGTCACGATCCGAAATGTTGAAGTCACCGGTTCAGTCACGGTGCATAGTGGCGATTCCGGCGGTCTTGCCGGTGAACTGACGGACTCGACCGTTGCGAACTGCCATGCAGACGTTTCTGTGCTGCATGCCGGCAGCACGACGGTCGGCTACCTGGGCGGGTTGATCGGCAACCTCAATCGGTCTTCGGTCACCAGTTCAAGCTCTGCCGGCCGGGTTGAGGGCGACTCGGACATCGGCGGTCTGATCGGCATCATGCGCGACTCAAGTGTTTCCTTTTCGCATTCTGAGTCCGATGTGTTTGGCGAGCGCTGGCGAATCGGCGGGCTGGTTGGCTTTGGTTTTGAAGGAAGCCTTCTTTTCGACTCCCACGCGTCAGGGCGCGTGGAAGGCCTTGGAGATGTCGGCGGGCTGGTTGGAACCTTGGAAGGGACGGTCGATAGATCCTACGCCACCGGGAATGTCGTCGCGGACAGCAGATCGGGTGCCCTTGTTGGGTTCGCTCAGGGAGGCTCAGTCATTTCCTTCTCGCATGCAAGCGGCACGGTCACAGGCACTGCTAGCTCTATCGGTGGCCTGGCTGGACGAGCCGATGGCCTGATTTCTCGCTCTTATGCTTCTGGCAATGTCATCAGCTCCGGTTCGTCCGTTGGCGGCCTGGTAGGCGATCTCTATCGCGAGGAGGCCAAGGTTGAAGCTTCCTATGCCATAGGCACCGTCGAGGGAACTTCCTATGTTGGCGGCTTGGTGGGAAGCGCGTACCGCTCCTTGATCACGGATTGCTTTGCAAGTGGCTCGGTCATAGGCGGTGATGAAGTCGGCGGCCTGGTCGGTGAGCTCAGTGGCTCCGGTGGGGCCGTCATGGTCGAAAACTCCTATGCCATCGGTCGCGTTATCGCCAACACCGCGGCAGGCGGTCTGGCTGGCAAGCTCTCCGATGCAACGATTGTCGCCTCCTATTACGACAGCCAAACCAGCGGTCAGTCCGACACCGGCAAAGGCGAGCCAAGGACCAGCGAAGAAATGAAGTCCTTGGCTCTGTATGGCGCTGCCGGCTGGGATATCCAGGAGGATGCCAACCTGGTGCAGAACTACCCCTTCATCCGCCTGGGATGGCCAAGCGAGGACGATTCCGTCTGGGTGATCGGGACCAAACCGCCGAGCTATTACGTCACGGCGGTTGCCGACACCGGTGGCAGCATCACGCCCGAAGTACAGATAATCGTTTCCGGAAACACGGCGCAATTCACAGTCACAGCGCACACTGGCTACCTCATCGCCTCGGTCAGCGGCTGCGGTGGCAGCCTCAGTGGCACCACGTATGTGACGGCGCCGATTGTGGGTGCATGCACCATCAACGCCAGCTTCCAGGCCATCGAGCCTGATCCTACGGAGCCTGATCCTACGGACCCTACGCCGACGGACCCTACGCCGACGGACCCCACGCCGACGGATCCCACGCCGACGGACCCCGCGCCGACGGACCCCGCGCCTGTCGATTCCATCCAGATCGAGGAAAGCTATGACCCAAGCCCGGACGTTGACTCTTCCCACCGGGTGACGCGGCTCGATCCCGTAACGGGAGAAGTGCTTTCGATCACCAGCGCGGTCAGCAGGTTGCCCGGTTCCATCACCCTGGCCAACCGGGAAGACCCCGAAAACCCCATGGTCATTACAACCGCCGGTCTTGATAGAGAGGGCGTCACCATCACTATCCAGGTTGAGGCTCGCAGCGACGGCCGCGCCGTGCATCGGATGATTCTTAGTGGGGAAAACAGCGATGGTGAGATCGTCACTGAAGTGACCTGCGAGCTGCCCGGCGCTTTTACTTCCATAGAGGAAAGCGGGGAAATTGTGACCTTGGGGCCGCCCAAGGATGTCGGCGGCAGGCAGATTCGCTCGGTGGTGCGCACGGATATCTTTGGCGAAAGCCGAACTTGGTTTGAAGTCTACAACGCACAAGCCGAGGCTTGGGAAAGAGCCTCTTCCACACTAACCCTGGACATCGACGCCTTTGAAGCAGGCAACGAGATCGTTATCGAAGGGGATGAGATGGAAGGCCTGCAAATCCGTATTGAAACTCGGGTCAGCCACGAATTGCACTTCTGA
- a CDS encoding PepSY-associated TM helix domain-containing protein, which translates to MGLRKFSHALHRDIGYLCVGLTLIYALSGIAVNHLHHWNPNYKIESASAQIAPSDYRGVLSEERVLELLRKIGEPPVYENIFQPDPESLMVFVEGRVIQFHLPSGLVEYERAAPRFFWHAVNFLHLNHPKKAWTWIADLYAVGLILLALTGLLLLPRGRMRPRCIFLTLAGFLIPLIPLLLYY; encoded by the coding sequence ATGGGTCTGCGCAAGTTCAGTCATGCCCTGCACCGCGACATCGGCTATCTCTGTGTCGGGCTGACGTTGATTTACGCCCTCTCGGGCATCGCCGTCAATCACCTCCATCATTGGAATCCCAACTACAAGATCGAGAGTGCGAGCGCGCAGATTGCGCCGAGTGATTATCGCGGGGTGCTCAGCGAAGAAAGAGTTCTTGAACTGCTGCGGAAAATCGGTGAGCCGCCCGTCTACGAGAACATTTTTCAGCCCGACCCCGAGAGCCTGATGGTGTTCGTCGAAGGGCGGGTCATCCAGTTTCATCTGCCCAGCGGCCTGGTCGAGTACGAACGTGCTGCGCCGCGATTTTTCTGGCACGCCGTCAATTTTCTGCACCTCAATCATCCCAAGAAAGCCTGGACCTGGATCGCCGATCTCTACGCCGTCGGTTTGATTCTTCTCGCTCTGACCGGACTGCTGCTCCTGCCACGCGGCCGGATGCGTCCCCGCTGCATTTTCTTGACCCTCGCGGGCTTTCTCATCCCCCTCATTCCGCTGCTGCTGTATTATTGA
- a CDS encoding glutaminase: MPTNLQDILDQIHEQVTARSDHGEVATYIPELARVDPKQFGLAVALPDGRLLSVGDAEVPFSIQSISKVFTLAIALGRVGNQLWKRVGREPSGHAFNSILQLEHEKGIPRNPFINAGAIVVTDVILASSSPKEALAGLLTFIRTAADDPNIYINEAVARSEKETGHRNLALAHFMRGFGNLTHEPELTLGTYFHQCAVEMSCRQLAMAGRFLVNARGMPHLISPSRIRRINALMMTCGHYDGSGDFAFRVGLPAKSGVGGGILVIVPGKASIAVWSPGLTPLGNSRLGTEAVHLLAQRTQWSVFG, from the coding sequence ATGCCAACAAATCTGCAGGATATCCTCGACCAGATCCACGAACAGGTTACCGCGCGAAGCGATCACGGCGAGGTCGCGACTTACATTCCCGAACTGGCGCGCGTTGATCCCAAGCAGTTCGGCTTGGCCGTCGCCCTGCCTGATGGGCGACTGCTGTCCGTCGGTGATGCCGAGGTGCCCTTTTCCATTCAGAGCATCTCCAAGGTCTTTACCTTGGCCATCGCCCTCGGGCGGGTCGGCAACCAGCTGTGGAAGCGGGTCGGGCGCGAACCTTCCGGTCATGCCTTCAATTCCATCCTGCAGTTGGAGCATGAAAAAGGCATCCCGCGCAATCCCTTCATCAACGCCGGCGCCATCGTCGTCACCGACGTCATTCTGGCGAGCAGTTCGCCCAAGGAGGCCCTGGCGGGGCTGCTGACCTTCATTCGCACCGCGGCTGATGATCCGAACATCTACATCAACGAGGCCGTGGCCCGATCCGAAAAAGAGACGGGTCACCGCAACCTCGCCCTGGCGCACTTCATGCGCGGTTTCGGCAACTTGACCCATGAGCCGGAGCTGACCCTGGGCACCTACTTTCATCAGTGCGCGGTGGAAATGTCCTGTCGCCAACTGGCCATGGCGGGGCGCTTTCTGGTCAATGCGCGGGGCATGCCGCACCTGATCTCGCCGTCGCGCATCCGGCGCATCAACGCCCTGATGATGACCTGCGGCCACTACGACGGCTCAGGCGATTTTGCCTTTCGTGTTGGATTGCCGGCCAAAAGCGGTGTGGGCGGCGGGATTCTGGTCATTGTGCCCGGCAAGGCGTCCATCGCCGTCTGGTCGCCGGGGTTGACGCCCCTGGGGAATTCGCGCCTGGGCACCGAAGCCGTGCATTTGCTGGCGCAGCGGACGCAGTGGTCGGTGTTCGGGTGA